In Falco biarmicus isolate bFalBia1 chromosome 6, bFalBia1.pri, whole genome shotgun sequence, the following are encoded in one genomic region:
- the CCNC gene encoding cyclin-C: protein MAGNFWQSSHYLQWILDKQDLLKERQKDLKFLTEEEYWKLQIFFTNVIQALGEHLKLRQQVIATATVYFKRFYARYSLKSIDPVLMAPTCVFLASKVEEFGVVSNTRLISAATSVLKTRFSYAFPKEFPYRMNHILECEFYLLELMDCCLIVYHPYRPLLQYVQDMGQEDMLLPLAWRIVNDTYRTDLCLLYPPFMIALACLHVACVVQQKDARQWFAELSVDMEKILEIIRVILKLYEQWKNFDERKEMATILSKMPKPKPPPNSEGEQGPNGSQNSSYSQS from the exons atgGCCGGGAACTTCTGGCAGAGCTCGCACTA tttaCAGTGGATTTTGGATAAACAAGATCTATTGAAGGAACGCCAGAAAGACTTGAAATTTCTGACTGAAGAAGAATATTGGAaactacagatattttttactAATG ttatccAGGCTTTAGGTGAACATCTTAAATTAAGACAACAAGTTATTGCCACTGCTACAGTCTACTTCAAGAGATTCTATGCCAG ATATTCCCTAAAAAGTATAGATCCAGTATTAATGGCTCCTACGTGTGTGTTTTTGGCATCCAAAGTAGAG gaatttGGTGTTGTTTCAAATACAAGGTTGATTTCTGCTGCTACTTCTGTAT TGAAAACTAGGTTTTCATATGCCTTTCCGAAGGAGTTTCCTTATAGGATGAACCAT ATACTAGAATGTGAATTCTATCTCTTAGAATTAATG GACTGCTGTTTGATAGTATATCATCCTTATAGACCTTTGCTCCAATATGTGCAAGATATGGGCCAAGAAGACATGCTGCTACCTCTCGCATG GAGGATAGTGAATGACACATATAGAACTGATCTTTGTCTGCTGTACCCTCCTTTCATGATAGCTCTAG CTTGCCTACACGTAGCCTGTGTTGTCCAGCAGAAGGATGCAAGGCAATGGTTTGCTGAGCTATCTGTTGATATGGAAAAG ATTTTAGAAATAATCAGGGTTATTCTGAAGCTGTATGAGCAGTGGAAGAACTTTGATGAGAGGAAAGAGATGGCTACTATTCTTAGTAAAATGCCTAAACCAAAACCACCTCCAAACAG